In Cynocephalus volans isolate mCynVol1 chromosome 3, mCynVol1.pri, whole genome shotgun sequence, one DNA window encodes the following:
- the MEX3B gene encoding RNA-binding protein MEX3B — translation MPSSLFADLERNGSGGGGGGGGGGGGGGGGSGGGETLDDQRALQLALDQLSLLGLDSDEGASLYDSEPRKKSVNMTECVPVPSSEHVAEIVGRQGCKIKALRAKTNTYIKTPVRGEEPVFVVTGRKEDVAMARREIISAAEHFSMIRASRNKNTALNGAVPGPPNLPGQTTIQVRVPYRVVGLVVGPKGATIKRIQQQTHTYIVTPSRDKEPVFEVTGMPENVDRAREEIEAHIALRTGGIIELTDENDFHANGTDVGFDLHHGSGGSGPGSLWSKPTPSITPTPGRKPFSSYRNDSSSSLGSASTDSYFGGGTSGSAAATPRLADYSPPSPALSFAHNGNNNNGNGYTYTAGEASVPSPDGCPELQPTFDPAPAPPPGAPLLWAQFERSPGGGPAAPVSSSCSSSASSSASSSSVVFPGGGASAPSNANLGLLVHRRLHPGTSCSRLSPPLHMAPGTGEHHLARRVRSDPGGGGLAYAAYANGLGPQLPGLQPSDTSGSSSSSSSSSSSSSSSSGLRRKGSRDCSVCFESEVIAALVPCGHNLFCMECANRICEKSEPECPVCHTAVTQAIRIFS, via the exons ATGCCCAGCTCGCTGTTTGCAGACCTGGAGCGCAACGGCAGTGGCGGCGGAGGGGGAGGTGGCGGCgggggaggcggcggcggcggtggcagCGGCGGGGGAGAGACCCTGGATGACCAAAGAGCCCTGCAGCTCGCGTTAGACCAGCTCTCTCTGCTGGGGCTGGACAGTGACGAGGGCGCCTCTCTCTACGACAGCGAGCCGCGAAAGAAGAGCGTGAACATGACCGAGTGCGTGCCAGTGCCCAGTTCCGAGCATGTCGCGGAAATCGTAGGGCGGCAAG GTTGTAAAATCAAAGCGCTGCGGGCGAAGACCAACACTTATATCAAGACCCCGGTTCGCGGGGAGGAGCCTGTCTTTGTTGTGACGGGCAGGAAGGAGGATGTGGCAATGGCTCGGAGGGAGATCATCTCCGCTGCCGAGCACTTCTCCATGATCCGCGCCTCCCGGAATAAGAACACGGCACTCAACGGCGCGGTGCCCGGGCCGCCTAACCTGCCAGGGCAGACCACTATCCAAGTGCGGGTGCCCTACCGCGTGGTGGGGCTCGTGGTGGGGCCCAAAGGCGCCACGATCAAGCGTATCCAGCAGCAGACGCACACGTACATCGTGACGCCCAGTCGCGACAAAGAGCCGGTGTTCGAGGTGACCGGCATGCCGGAGAATGTGGATCGGGCTCGCGAGGAAATCGAGGCGCACATTGCTTTGCGCACCGGCGGCATCATCGAGCTCACAGACGAGAACGACTTTCACGCCAACGGCACCGATGTGGGCTTCGACCTGCATCACGGGTCCGGCGGGTCCGGCCCAGGCAGCCTTTGGAGCAAGCCCACCCCCAGCATCACGCCCACCCCCGGCCGCAAGCCCTTCTCCAGCTACCGCAACGACAGCTCCAGCTCGCTTGGCAGCGCTTCCACAGACTCTTACTTCGGCGGCGGGACCAGCGGCAGCGCAGCCGCCACCCCGCGCCTGGCGGACTACAGCCCCCCCAGCCCCGCACTCAGCTTCGCCCACAACGGAAACAACAACAACGGCAATGGGTACACCTACACAGCGGGGGAAGCCTCGGTGCCGTCCCCCGACGGCTGTCCCGAGCTGCAGCCCACCTTCGACCCAGCCCCCGCTCCCCCACCTGGGGCGCCACTTCTCTGGGCGCAGTTCGAGCGGTCCCCGGGAGGCGGACCTGCAGCTCCCGTGtcctcttcctgctcttcctcGGCATCTTCGTCCGCTTCGTCCTCCTCGGTGGTCTTTCCCGGAGGTGGCGCCAGCGCGCCCTCCAACGCCAACCTTGGGCTGCTGGTGCACCGTCGGCTGCACCCGGGCACCAGCTGCTCGCGCCTGTCCCCGCCCTTGCACATGGCCCCCGGGACGGGCGAGCACCACCTGGCTCGCCGGGTGCGCAGCGACCCTGGCGGAGGAGGCCTGGCCTACGCCGCATATGCTAACGGGCTGGGGCCGCAGCTGCCAGGCTTGCAGCCTTCGGACACGTCGGGCTCCTCCTCGTCGtccagctcctcctccagctcTTCATCCTCTTCCTCTGGGCTGAGGAGGAAGGGCAGCCGCGACTGCTCCGTGTGCTTCGAGAGCGAAGTGATTGCCGCGCTGGTGCCCTGCGGCCACAACCTCTTTTGCATGGAGTGCGCCAACCGCATCTGCGAGAAGAGCGAGCCTGAGTGCCCGGTCTGCCACACCGCCGTCACTCAGGCCATCCGGATCTTTTCCTGA